A DNA window from Acidobacteriota bacterium contains the following coding sequences:
- a CDS encoding beta-lactamase family protein gives MTCRLTLVAVCLAAVAAGSVPPPASAQGLPRAAPAAVGLSAERLEEATARLRAHVEAGDVAGVVAGVVRRGRLVYLEALGALDRERGLAMRDDALFRLYSMTRPITSLAAMILWEEDRFELEDPVSLYLPEFADQRVFTDASDPDMAATRPRAAEMTVEHLLLHTSGLGSRGSAIYRAEQVRLRSITLPQMVDNAARVPLFEDPGTRWRYGVSTTILGRLVEVWSGMPFDEFLRERVFEPLGMTDTVFRVDPSRGDRFGPAYRPGPDGELRPYAIEVVPFTEQPALIEGGVGLVSTVRDYLRFSQMFLNDGELDGVRILQPSTVALMTVNRVPDALLPIGFGNPQPGRGWTLGFCVVMDGDASPLPVSEGTFWWDGSSGTRFFIDPVEDMVTVIMGAASPAYGNGFREAFTAAVYAAIVD, from the coding sequence ATGACCTGCAGGCTCACCCTCGTCGCCGTCTGTCTCGCCGCGGTCGCGGCCGGGAGCGTCCCGCCCCCCGCAAGCGCGCAGGGGTTGCCGCGGGCCGCGCCCGCAGCCGTGGGACTCTCTGCCGAGCGGCTGGAAGAGGCAACCGCCCGCCTCCGGGCCCACGTCGAGGCGGGCGACGTCGCGGGCGTCGTGGCCGGCGTGGTCAGGCGCGGCCGGCTGGTCTATCTCGAAGCGCTCGGCGCGCTCGACCGCGAACGCGGCCTCGCTATGCGCGACGACGCCCTCTTCCGCCTTTATTCCATGACGCGCCCCATCACGAGCCTGGCCGCGATGATCCTGTGGGAGGAGGACCGCTTCGAGCTCGAGGACCCCGTCTCCCTGTACCTGCCGGAGTTCGCGGACCAGCGCGTCTTCACGGATGCATCCGACCCCGACATGGCGGCGACCCGCCCGCGGGCCGCCGAGATGACCGTCGAGCACCTCCTGCTGCACACCTCCGGTCTGGGTAGCCGCGGATCCGCCATCTATCGCGCCGAGCAGGTGCGGCTGCGCTCGATCACGCTGCCGCAGATGGTGGACAACGCCGCGCGGGTGCCGCTGTTCGAGGATCCCGGAACACGCTGGCGCTACGGCGTATCCACCACCATCCTCGGCCGGCTGGTCGAGGTCTGGTCCGGCATGCCCTTCGACGAGTTCCTCCGGGAGCGCGTGTTCGAGCCGCTCGGGATGACCGACACCGTCTTTCGGGTCGACCCCTCCCGCGGCGACCGCTTCGGCCCCGCCTACCGGCCCGGGCCGGACGGTGAGCTGCGCCCGTACGCCATCGAGGTCGTGCCCTTCACCGAGCAGCCGGCGCTGATCGAGGGCGGCGTCGGGCTCGTCTCGACCGTGCGCGACTACCTGCGGTTCTCTCAGATGTTTCTCAATGACGGCGAGCTCGACGGCGTCCGAATCCTGCAGCCGTCCACCGTGGCGCTGATGACCGTCAACCGCGTGCCCGACGCCCTGCTGCCGATTGGCTTCGGCAACCCGCAGCCCGGCCGCGGCTGGACGCTCGGCTTCTGCGTCGTGATGGACGGAGACGCATCTCCCCTGCCGGTCAGCGAGGGCACGTTCTGGTGGGACGGCTCGTCCGGCACCCGCTTCTTCATCGACCCGGTGGAGGACATGGTGACCGTCATCATGGGGGCGGCGTCGCCGGCCTACGGCAACGGATTCCGGGAAGCGTTCACGGCGGCCGTCTACGCCGCCATCGTCGACTGA